A part of Candidatus Micrarchaeia archaeon genomic DNA contains:
- a CDS encoding UPF0147 family protein has translation MEPKVQAVVELINTVLEDSSIPKNIRAVLANAKTRLMSSEETTIKVSAAIYMIEPVSEDVNMPSYARTQVWSIMSALESIKH, from the coding sequence ATGGAGCCGAAGGTTCAAGCAGTAGTAGAATTGATAAACACGGTTTTGGAGGACAGCTCAATACCAAAGAACATACGCGCTGTTCTTGCGAACGCGAAGACCAGGCTCATGTCGAGCGAGGAAACCACCATCAAGGTGAGCGCGGCCATATACATGATAGAGCCCGTGAGCGAGGACGTGAACATGCCGTCCTACGCCAGGACGCAGGTGTGGAGCATCATGAGCGCGCTTGAATCGATAAAGCACTAG
- a CDS encoding DUF4234 domain-containing protein codes for MDEEMVPGKRSFLFILLVTIVTCGLYWIYWYYKTNAEMKDCLKVNCSPGGRLAALVFGFALLGLPTIYVYYLWLRDVNDEAKKAGLGGLSPVLNVILLFIPLGTLYTTYKVQATLNDIWDAAGKNKITQAPTQAGAGKNAEPSEKVVVLCTRCKNTNPAGSNYCIKCGQELG; via the coding sequence TGGTTCCTGGGAAAAGAAGCTTCCTGTTCATACTGCTCGTTACTATAGTGACCTGCGGGCTCTACTGGATTTACTGGTATTACAAGACCAACGCGGAGATGAAGGATTGCCTGAAAGTGAACTGCTCGCCCGGAGGCAGATTGGCGGCCTTGGTGTTCGGGTTCGCGCTGCTCGGGCTGCCGACCATATATGTATATTATCTGTGGCTCAGGGACGTCAACGACGAAGCGAAGAAGGCCGGGCTGGGCGGCTTGAGCCCGGTATTGAACGTTATCCTGCTGTTCATACCTTTGGGGACTTTGTACACCACATACAAGGTGCAGGCCACGCTCAATGACATATGGGATGCGGCAGGGAAAAACAAAATCACGCAGGCTCCTACACAGGCAGGCGCGGGAAAGAATGCCGAGCCTTCGGAAAAGGTGGTGGTGCTGTGCACGAGATGCAAGAACACCAACCCCGCGGGTTCCAATTACTGCATCAAATGCGGCCAGGAGCTGGGATAG